From Actinopolymorpha cephalotaxi, one genomic window encodes:
- a CDS encoding lipopolysaccharide biosynthesis protein, with protein sequence MGTGAVNALTMLLGIVSSVVTSRGLGPEDRGMLVSLLVWSQAVATMSLVGADEAVIFQSGGSSSRAWTLRAAVARDAVVQAALGCLVLLGAAYYIVQPDSAITWVYVAAATMVVPLNTFTLLSIVPLRAGQRIVAWNLVRLMRPVTYALGTALLWASGTLTVLSTLVAYLVGGLLLSLVLVVLARRDGRARLAPDEERVTISYGRRLVLATLPQRIGPQLDQLLLGLFLAPAVLGVYSVATSIAAVVLMIGTSLDQVLFPRFSAGQFSRPALAKAVAGGMGAGLLASLALVPMAGPAIELLYGQEFLGALKPLTILLLAAVVRIGAQCLGAALKASGTLSAYTWAQVAGVLTLLGVFCLTSGRGGAGAAIASLAGALATFVISWVAVLKLQSTGPSLRAPLETDYV encoded by the coding sequence GTGGGCACAGGCGCGGTCAATGCCCTTACGATGCTTCTCGGAATCGTAAGCAGCGTCGTCACCTCCCGGGGCCTTGGGCCCGAGGATCGTGGGATGCTCGTGTCCCTGCTGGTGTGGTCCCAAGCGGTGGCAACAATGTCGCTGGTCGGCGCCGACGAGGCCGTAATCTTTCAGTCCGGTGGTTCGTCGTCACGCGCGTGGACCCTCAGAGCGGCGGTAGCGCGCGACGCAGTCGTACAGGCCGCCCTCGGGTGCCTCGTCCTTCTGGGAGCCGCGTACTACATCGTGCAACCCGACAGCGCCATCACGTGGGTGTACGTTGCCGCGGCGACAATGGTCGTTCCGCTGAACACGTTCACTCTCCTCAGCATCGTTCCCCTGCGTGCCGGCCAGCGCATAGTGGCGTGGAACTTGGTACGCCTCATGCGGCCGGTTACCTACGCCCTCGGCACAGCGTTGCTCTGGGCGAGCGGTACTCTCACTGTGCTCTCCACGCTGGTGGCGTACCTGGTCGGTGGACTTCTGCTGTCGCTGGTTCTTGTAGTCCTGGCTCGGCGTGATGGTCGAGCACGACTTGCGCCCGACGAGGAACGGGTAACGATTTCCTACGGGCGGCGGCTAGTGCTCGCAACGCTGCCCCAGCGGATCGGTCCACAACTGGACCAGCTCTTGCTAGGGCTGTTCCTTGCCCCGGCCGTCCTCGGTGTCTACTCAGTCGCGACCTCGATCGCAGCGGTCGTACTCATGATTGGCACCAGCCTCGACCAGGTACTCTTCCCGAGGTTCAGCGCGGGACAGTTCTCTCGCCCCGCCCTGGCAAAGGCTGTTGCGGGCGGTATGGGCGCCGGGCTCCTGGCCTCTCTTGCGCTGGTTCCGATGGCTGGTCCAGCGATCGAACTCCTGTACGGCCAGGAGTTTCTGGGGGCGTTGAAGCCACTGACAATTCTTCTCTTGGCCGCCGTCGTGCGAATCGGCGCTCAGTGCCTCGGGGCCGCGCTGAAGGCATCCGGCACGCTGAGTGCGTATACCTGGGCACAAGTTGCAGGAGTTCTCACGCTCCTGGGAGTCTTCTGCTTGACGTCCGGCAGGGGTGGAGCGGGGGCAGCCATAGCTTCCCTGGCAGGGGCGCTGGCCACGTTCGTAATATCGTGGGTGGCTGTTTTAAAGCTTCAGAGCACCGGCCCATCCCTTCGTGCACCCCTCGAGACGGATTACGTATGA
- the modA gene encoding molybdate ABC transporter substrate-binding protein yields the protein MAAVVAATLLAVAGCGSTTNSAGDDSANKVGKSTTSAATKSGTPKVSGTITVFAAASLTESFTTLGKEFEAAHPGVTVRLSFGGSSALATQINQGAPADVFASAAPANMDNVTKQGHAAGSPTTFVRNQLVIAVPKGNPQQVKGLDDLTKPGTKVALCAEQVPCGAAAKKALAAAHVKLTPVTLEPDVKGALTKVRIREVDAALVYRTDVRSAASDVDGIEFPESAKAINAYPIVVLKTGRNANGGRAFTDFVLSARGQSVLTRAGFQTP from the coding sequence ATGGCTGCCGTCGTCGCGGCGACGCTGCTCGCTGTCGCCGGTTGCGGGAGTACGACGAACTCCGCCGGCGACGACTCCGCCAACAAGGTCGGCAAGAGCACCACCAGCGCGGCCACGAAGTCCGGCACGCCGAAGGTCTCCGGGACGATCACGGTGTTCGCCGCGGCCTCGCTGACCGAGTCGTTCACCACCCTGGGCAAGGAGTTCGAGGCGGCTCATCCCGGCGTGACGGTCCGGCTCAGCTTCGGCGGCAGCTCCGCCCTGGCCACCCAGATCAACCAGGGCGCGCCCGCGGACGTTTTCGCCTCCGCCGCACCGGCCAACATGGACAATGTCACGAAGCAGGGCCACGCGGCCGGCAGCCCGACGACCTTCGTTCGCAACCAGCTGGTGATCGCGGTGCCGAAGGGAAACCCCCAGCAGGTAAAGGGATTGGATGATCTGACCAAGCCGGGGACGAAGGTCGCGCTGTGCGCGGAGCAGGTGCCCTGCGGAGCGGCGGCGAAGAAGGCGTTGGCCGCCGCGCACGTCAAGCTCACCCCGGTGACGCTCGAGCCCGATGTCAAGGGCGCCCTGACAAAGGTAAGGATCCGCGAGGTCGACGCCGCCCTCGTCTACCGCACGGACGTACGGTCGGCCGCCTCCGACGTCGACGGCATCGAGTTTCCCGAGTCGGCCAAGGCGATCAACGCCTACCCGATCGTCGTACTGAAGACCGGCCGGAACGCGAACGGCGGTAGGGCCTTCACCGACTTCGTGTTGTCCGCTCGTGGACAGTCCGTCCTCACCCGCGCGGGGTTCCAGACTCCGTAA
- a CDS encoding MFS transporter translates to MLRRAIAASAIGNGTEWFDYGIYSYGVIYISAAFFPGDTQNATLFALLTFAVSFLVRPLGGLIWGPLGDRLGRKHVLALTILLMSGATLGVGLIPSYHSIGLWAPALLVILRMVQGFSTGGEYGGAATFMAEYAPSRRRGFFGSFLEFGTLAGFSLGALLMLGCSLALGDDTMHAWGWRLPFLVAAPLGLIGVYLRSKLEDTPVFQELEASGEKEKIRHPFRSLITEYWRPILQLGGLVIALNVVNYTLLTYMPTYLKTEIGLSANWSLIVPIIGMLAMMVFVPFAGAFSDRFGRKPMWWLSLGGLFIAVVPMFLLMATNVVGAVIGFAVLGLLYVPQLATISATFPAMFPTHIRYAGFAIAYNVSTSLFGGTAPAVNDWLTAKTGVALTPAFYMMAACAIGAISLIRIPETSRCPINGTEVPGTEDAPPPVALDPEPVGAAPAAARTT, encoded by the coding sequence GTGTTGCGCAGAGCGATCGCCGCGTCGGCCATCGGGAACGGAACCGAGTGGTTCGACTACGGCATCTATTCGTACGGCGTCATCTACATCTCGGCCGCGTTCTTTCCGGGTGACACCCAGAACGCGACGCTGTTTGCTCTGCTGACGTTCGCGGTGTCGTTCCTGGTTCGCCCACTGGGCGGTCTGATCTGGGGACCGCTGGGGGACCGGCTCGGCCGCAAGCACGTTCTTGCGCTGACGATCCTGCTGATGTCGGGTGCGACGCTGGGCGTCGGGCTCATTCCGAGCTACCACTCCATCGGCCTGTGGGCGCCGGCGCTGCTGGTGATCCTGCGGATGGTCCAGGGGTTCTCCACCGGTGGCGAGTACGGCGGTGCGGCGACGTTCATGGCGGAGTACGCACCGAGCCGGCGTCGCGGCTTCTTCGGCAGCTTCCTGGAGTTCGGGACGCTGGCGGGCTTCTCGCTCGGTGCCCTGCTGATGCTCGGCTGCTCGCTGGCACTTGGCGACGACACCATGCACGCGTGGGGCTGGCGGCTGCCGTTCCTCGTGGCGGCACCGCTCGGTCTGATCGGCGTCTACCTGCGCTCCAAGCTGGAGGACACTCCGGTGTTCCAGGAGCTGGAGGCGTCGGGTGAGAAGGAGAAGATCCGCCACCCGTTCCGGAGCCTGATCACGGAGTACTGGCGGCCCATCCTGCAGCTCGGCGGTCTGGTCATCGCGCTGAACGTCGTCAACTACACCTTGCTGACGTACATGCCGACCTACCTCAAGACCGAGATCGGGCTGAGCGCGAACTGGTCACTGATCGTCCCGATCATCGGCATGCTGGCGATGATGGTGTTCGTGCCGTTCGCCGGTGCGTTCTCCGACCGCTTCGGCCGCAAGCCGATGTGGTGGCTCTCGCTCGGCGGACTGTTCATCGCCGTCGTGCCGATGTTCTTGCTGATGGCGACGAACGTGGTGGGTGCGGTGATCGGGTTCGCCGTCCTCGGCCTGCTCTACGTCCCGCAGCTGGCGACGATCTCCGCGACGTTCCCGGCGATGTTCCCGACGCACATCCGGTACGCCGGGTTCGCCATCGCCTACAACGTCTCGACGTCGTTGTTCGGCGGTACGGCACCGGCTGTCAACGACTGGCTGACGGCGAAGACCGGTGTCGCGCTGACGCCGGCGTTCTACATGATGGCTGCCTGTGCGATCGGTGCCATCTCGCTGATCCGGATCCCGGAGACCAGCCGGTGCCCGATCAACGGCACCGAGGTGCCCGGCACCGAGGACGCGCCGCCGCCGGTGGCGCTGGACCCGGAGCCGGTCGGCGCCGCGCCCGCCGCGGCCCGCACCACCTGA
- a CDS encoding FkbM family methyltransferase, which translates to MNGLISRARNRLARGGLAFWLRPATGDRLIRLGSTYGGWWVPRSLLRPGTVAYCAGAGEDITFDLALHKAGCRVVTLDPTPRAIEHVRQVAPTDASFSFIPVGVWSYDGVLRFYAPKDTRHVSHSAVNLQETSTWFEAPVKTVRSLMTELRDDHIDLLKMDIEGAEYEVIESLLRDGISPSVVCVEFDQPQPLKRTVRAAAQLRAAGYTLAKIDGWNYTFTRLVGPVRDVIELASID; encoded by the coding sequence ATGAACGGACTAATTAGCCGCGCGAGAAATCGCCTTGCTCGAGGCGGACTTGCCTTCTGGCTGCGCCCGGCAACTGGCGACCGTCTAATACGACTCGGAAGTACTTATGGAGGCTGGTGGGTTCCTCGATCACTTTTGCGCCCGGGCACCGTCGCCTACTGCGCAGGGGCAGGCGAGGACATTACGTTCGACCTAGCGCTACATAAGGCTGGATGTCGAGTCGTCACACTCGACCCTACTCCCAGAGCGATTGAACATGTGCGGCAAGTTGCGCCAACTGATGCGTCCTTCTCCTTCATTCCGGTTGGCGTGTGGTCCTATGATGGAGTCTTGCGGTTCTATGCACCAAAAGACACACGCCATGTATCACATTCAGCGGTAAATCTGCAGGAAACCAGCACGTGGTTCGAAGCTCCAGTCAAGACTGTAAGATCTCTAATGACGGAACTGCGAGATGATCACATAGACCTTCTTAAGATGGATATCGAGGGAGCCGAGTATGAGGTTATTGAATCACTTCTTCGTGATGGCATTTCGCCCAGCGTCGTGTGCGTGGAGTTCGACCAACCGCAGCCTCTCAAAAGAACAGTTAGGGCGGCAGCCCAGTTGCGCGCAGCTGGCTACACCCTAGCCAAGATCGATGGCTGGAACTACACGTTTACTAGGCTCGTTGGCCCAGTTCGTGATGTAATTGAGTTGGCATCCATCGACTAA
- a CDS encoding glycosyltransferase family 4 protein — translation MFHELERSDAFRFSFWADTEGTESVLTAGQGDLKEFVRLRNHSHGNWVWQSGLISNLLRSRPDVVIFVGSAYYLSTWIAALLARALNRPVLFWTQGWLAEETGLKRLVRVSFYRLADRLLLYGHRAADIGVKMGFPRERMTVVYNSVGRPRREAVGKSETSSRPGSSTEVILVSRLIKERGVEVLLQAARLLDAQGSRTTINLIGDGPEEERLKKLASDLGVDAKFHGPIYDQKLLDEAYERADVCVLPGRAGLAVIQSLLARVPVVAHSNLDDHMPEVEAIMPGVTGEFFTKDDPADLARAILQCIERKNDPRVVDVREKALDTVTRLYTPEHQAQVVERVCREVGSA, via the coding sequence GTGTTCCATGAACTCGAACGGTCGGACGCGTTCCGCTTCTCCTTCTGGGCCGACACCGAGGGCACGGAGTCCGTCCTGACCGCGGGGCAGGGAGACCTCAAGGAGTTCGTGCGGCTCCGCAACCATTCCCACGGCAACTGGGTCTGGCAGTCTGGGCTGATCAGCAACCTCCTCCGCTCCAGGCCCGATGTGGTCATCTTCGTGGGGAGCGCCTACTACCTCTCGACCTGGATCGCGGCCCTGCTCGCACGCGCCCTTAACCGACCAGTGCTCTTCTGGACACAGGGCTGGTTGGCGGAGGAGACAGGCCTGAAAAGGCTCGTCCGCGTCTCGTTCTACCGTCTCGCGGACCGGTTGCTTCTGTACGGGCACCGCGCCGCGGACATCGGCGTCAAGATGGGTTTTCCCCGAGAGCGAATGACAGTCGTGTACAACAGCGTCGGGCGTCCTCGGCGCGAAGCTGTCGGAAAAAGTGAGACATCCTCTCGGCCGGGATCCTCGACAGAGGTGATCCTCGTATCCCGCCTCATCAAGGAGCGGGGTGTCGAGGTGCTGCTGCAGGCTGCCCGCCTGTTGGACGCGCAGGGTTCGAGAACAACCATCAACCTGATCGGCGACGGGCCGGAGGAAGAGCGGCTCAAGAAGCTCGCGAGCGACCTCGGAGTGGACGCGAAGTTCCATGGGCCCATCTACGACCAGAAGCTCCTGGACGAGGCCTATGAACGTGCCGACGTGTGCGTTTTGCCGGGCCGAGCTGGCCTGGCCGTCATCCAGAGCCTGCTGGCGCGGGTTCCAGTGGTCGCGCATTCCAACCTCGACGACCACATGCCCGAGGTGGAAGCGATCATGCCTGGGGTAACCGGGGAGTTCTTCACGAAGGACGACCCAGCCGATCTGGCCAGGGCAATACTCCAATGCATCGAGAGGAAGAACGACCCACGTGTCGTCGATGTACGGGAGAAGGCTCTGGACACCGTGACGCGCCTGTACACGCCTGAGCATCAGGCGCAGGTCGTGGAACGCGTGTGCCGGGAGGTCGGCAGTGCCTGA
- a CDS encoding DMT family transporter — protein sequence MTSSACPPNTSAPSDGSAPDRRLLSGVVGQAGAVAVAVTGGAASAAQALVNGRLATGLGTPVTAALVSNGLATALLLLIAVASPAVRTSLRRVLRERLPWWSYLGGAIGAVSVAGTAFAAPILGVALFTVVSVCGTGVGGLAADRAGLGSAARLPVSAGRVAGAALAVVAVAVAQVGHAAAGVALGVMAFVLVLGMGRSVQAALNARLAAVARNVGAASLVNATVGTLALGLGAGVLAAAGALPFAGWPATWWAYLGGVLALVVTGANMIAARSIGVLRTVLAALSGQLVCGIVLDALVPSEPMPTRWLLLGSALMVAAVAVSSITAARDKQTVTP from the coding sequence GTGACGTCCTCCGCCTGCCCGCCGAACACGAGCGCGCCGTCCGACGGATCCGCACCCGACCGGCGACTGCTGTCCGGTGTCGTCGGCCAGGCAGGTGCGGTCGCCGTCGCGGTCACCGGAGGCGCCGCCTCGGCCGCGCAGGCGCTGGTGAACGGACGGCTGGCCACCGGCCTCGGCACGCCGGTGACAGCGGCGCTGGTGAGCAACGGACTCGCCACCGCGCTCCTGCTGTTGATCGCCGTCGCCTCCCCGGCCGTACGAACGTCGTTGCGCCGCGTCCTTCGCGAACGACTGCCGTGGTGGAGCTACCTGGGCGGCGCCATCGGAGCGGTCTCGGTCGCCGGTACGGCGTTCGCGGCGCCGATCCTCGGCGTGGCGTTGTTCACCGTCGTGTCGGTCTGTGGCACCGGGGTGGGCGGACTCGCCGCCGACCGTGCCGGGCTCGGCTCCGCGGCCCGGCTGCCGGTGAGTGCCGGGCGGGTGGCCGGGGCCGCACTGGCTGTCGTCGCCGTGGCCGTCGCGCAGGTCGGTCATGCGGCGGCCGGCGTGGCGCTCGGAGTGATGGCGTTCGTCCTGGTCCTCGGCATGGGCCGGTCGGTGCAGGCCGCTCTGAACGCCAGGCTGGCGGCGGTCGCCCGCAACGTGGGTGCGGCGTCCCTGGTGAACGCGACGGTGGGAACGCTCGCACTCGGACTGGGTGCCGGGGTACTCGCTGCCGCGGGGGCGCTGCCGTTCGCCGGGTGGCCTGCGACCTGGTGGGCCTACCTCGGTGGCGTGCTCGCGCTCGTGGTCACCGGGGCGAACATGATCGCCGCCCGCTCCATCGGCGTGCTCCGGACGGTGCTGGCAGCCCTGTCCGGACAGCTGGTCTGCGGCATCGTGCTGGACGCCCTGGTGCCGTCCGAGCCGATGCCAACCCGGTGGCTGCTGCTGGGTTCGGCGCTGATGGTGGCGGCGGTCGCGGTGTCCAGCATCACCGCCGCCAGGGACAAGCAGACGGTCACGCCGTAG
- a CDS encoding mandelate racemase/muconate lactonizing enzyme family protein, producing MKITDVKTFLVHDRERPTRNYTFVKIYTDEGVTGLGEAGVTGRELAVRGMVESFTPILRGMDPTRIEHIWQTLWRGHFFRGGHVHSAAVAAIDIALWDLRGKVLGVPVYDLLGGRTRDYARCYCHVQQPGVGHGPRGAIDAMVDYAKGQVEQGWQFIRFGAGEGSRQGAEGIYEQSRAVRWTVEAFGALRDAVGPEIEICVDFHQRTTPPYAIELARELQPMRPFFIEDPLRAENPAEFAYLRHHISVPIATGEQLPSKWDWRDLIERDLMDYCRVDLCICGGLTEARKVAGWCEAHYIEQVPHNPLGPVSTAACLHFDLSTPLFAVQELTWRPDILADIVTTDMRLEGGNLYSGGSPGLGVELNDEAALAEPYQLAGPHILHREDNSVSDW from the coding sequence ATGAAGATCACGGACGTCAAGACCTTCCTCGTCCACGACCGCGAGCGCCCGACCCGCAACTACACGTTCGTGAAGATCTACACCGACGAGGGTGTGACCGGCCTCGGTGAGGCCGGCGTCACGGGTCGTGAGCTGGCCGTACGCGGCATGGTCGAGAGCTTCACACCGATCCTCCGCGGCATGGACCCGACCCGGATCGAGCACATCTGGCAGACGTTGTGGCGCGGCCACTTCTTCCGCGGTGGGCACGTCCACTCCGCCGCGGTCGCGGCCATCGACATCGCGTTGTGGGACCTGCGCGGCAAGGTGCTCGGCGTCCCCGTCTACGACCTGCTGGGCGGGCGTACCCGCGACTACGCGCGCTGCTACTGCCACGTGCAGCAACCCGGCGTCGGCCACGGCCCGCGCGGTGCCATCGACGCGATGGTCGACTACGCCAAGGGCCAAGTCGAGCAGGGCTGGCAGTTCATCCGGTTCGGGGCCGGCGAGGGCAGCCGGCAAGGCGCCGAGGGCATCTACGAACAGTCCCGCGCGGTGCGGTGGACCGTGGAGGCGTTCGGCGCACTGCGGGACGCGGTCGGCCCGGAGATCGAGATCTGCGTCGACTTCCACCAGCGCACCACCCCGCCGTACGCCATCGAACTGGCGCGAGAACTCCAGCCCATGCGGCCGTTCTTCATCGAGGACCCGCTGCGGGCGGAGAACCCCGCCGAGTTCGCCTACCTGCGCCATCACATCTCGGTGCCGATCGCCACCGGCGAGCAGCTGCCGAGCAAGTGGGACTGGCGCGATCTGATCGAACGCGACCTGATGGACTACTGCCGGGTGGATCTGTGCATCTGCGGCGGGCTCACCGAGGCCCGCAAGGTCGCCGGCTGGTGCGAGGCCCACTACATCGAACAGGTCCCGCACAACCCGCTCGGGCCGGTGTCAACCGCGGCTTGCCTGCACTTCGACCTGTCCACACCGCTGTTCGCCGTCCAGGAGCTCACCTGGCGGCCGGACATCCTCGCCGACATCGTGACCACCGACATGCGGCTGGAGGGCGGCAACCTCTACAGCGGCGGCTCCCCCGGCCTCGGCGTGGAGCTGAACGACGAGGCCGCGCTCGCCGAGCCCTACCAGCTCGCGGGTCCGCACATCCTCCACCGCGAGGACAACTCCGTCTCCGACTGGTGA
- a CDS encoding AAA family ATPase produces the protein MSELVPVLWICGPPGVGKSAVGCDLYTQLVGAGVHVGYVDLDQLGMCYPEPANDPGRHRMQAANLAAVVATYTAAGAACVVVSGLLDPHHDEPVSPLPRSAVTVCRLRADADVLRARFAGRGAQVELVEEVLREAAALDGSDVADVCVDTTGLPVDEVVRQVRTHLGEWPAPDARASRADLAPRRISHAPGPVLWVCGATGVGKSTVGWQLFEHARATGVPAAFVDLDQLGHLRVGGTGPAVHQVRADNLAAVWDTFHANGARCLVVNGPVDDPDAVRTYANALPAATLTVCRLHAGREELTRRIQARGQGGSWWQPGDPLRGQPDSVLRQVAADAARVATGLEQAEVGDHRIDTDGRTVDEVVQAVLASTGGRPATA, from the coding sequence ATGAGCGAACTGGTCCCGGTGCTGTGGATCTGCGGACCGCCCGGAGTGGGCAAGTCGGCGGTCGGCTGTGACCTCTACACCCAGCTGGTCGGCGCCGGCGTGCACGTGGGTTATGTCGACCTGGATCAGCTCGGCATGTGTTACCCCGAACCCGCGAACGATCCCGGTCGGCACCGGATGCAGGCAGCCAACCTCGCCGCGGTGGTGGCCACCTACACGGCCGCCGGCGCCGCATGCGTGGTCGTCTCCGGTCTTCTCGACCCGCATCACGACGAACCGGTGAGCCCGTTGCCGCGATCGGCGGTGACCGTGTGCCGGCTGCGCGCCGATGCCGACGTACTCCGTGCGCGGTTCGCCGGCCGGGGCGCTCAGGTGGAGCTGGTGGAGGAGGTGCTGCGGGAGGCCGCGGCGCTGGATGGCAGCGACGTCGCCGACGTGTGCGTGGACACCACCGGCCTGCCCGTCGACGAGGTGGTACGCCAGGTGCGGACGCATCTGGGAGAGTGGCCAGCCCCCGACGCAAGGGCATCGCGTGCCGACCTTGCGCCCCGGCGGATCAGCCACGCACCCGGCCCGGTCCTGTGGGTGTGCGGCGCCACCGGGGTCGGCAAGTCAACCGTGGGTTGGCAGCTGTTCGAGCACGCCCGAGCCACAGGCGTACCCGCGGCGTTCGTCGACCTCGACCAGCTCGGCCACCTCCGGGTCGGCGGCACGGGGCCGGCCGTCCACCAGGTCAGGGCGGACAATCTCGCGGCGGTGTGGGACACCTTCCACGCCAACGGCGCGCGGTGCCTGGTCGTCAACGGCCCGGTCGACGACCCGGATGCCGTACGCACGTACGCGAACGCGCTGCCGGCCGCGACTCTGACCGTCTGCCGGCTGCACGCCGGCCGGGAGGAACTCACCCGCCGGATCCAGGCGCGCGGCCAGGGCGGCAGCTGGTGGCAGCCTGGCGATCCGCTGAGAGGACAGCCGGACTCGGTGCTGCGGCAGGTGGCGGCCGACGCGGCAAGGGTCGCGACGGGCCTGGAGCAAGCCGAGGTTGGCGACCACCGGATCGACACCGACGGGCGTACGGTCGACGAAGTGGTGCAAGCCGTCCTTGCCTCGACCGGCGGCCGGCCGGCTACGGCGTGA
- a CDS encoding mandelate racemase/muconate lactonizing enzyme family protein yields the protein MRVKEVRTTYSVRPHAARPIRDALQTLTGGGSVDVEVESEDGLVGRGSSSFGRIDGAPKALSVYIDEVLAPLVVSRDATQIPAIVESLKVETEYHGTAGFATFGISAIDVALWDLLGKAHGVPTYQLWGAHRDRVPAYAMVGWSNYDLDELRQQCGAAVAQGFRGVKIKVGAGDLDDDVRRIEAVRSEIGPDVALMVDANQVLTLSEALRRGEAFGELGVTWFEEPLPAQDFAGYAELTSRLRIPVAAGENLYGAGQFREFFERRGCDIVQPDLRRAGGPTEIRAVGALASAFGVPYASHGGGPAALSLLLCAPTAIWLETGLQSSPTAYPRLENGCALAPQGPGFEWG from the coding sequence ATGCGGGTGAAGGAAGTACGTACGACCTACTCGGTGCGCCCGCACGCGGCCCGGCCGATCAGGGACGCCTTGCAGACCCTGACCGGTGGCGGCTCGGTGGACGTCGAGGTCGAGTCCGAGGACGGCCTGGTCGGACGTGGCTCGTCGTCGTTCGGGCGGATCGACGGGGCGCCGAAGGCGTTGTCGGTCTACATCGACGAGGTGCTGGCTCCGCTGGTGGTGAGTCGGGACGCCACCCAGATCCCCGCGATCGTCGAGTCGCTGAAGGTGGAGACCGAGTACCACGGCACGGCGGGGTTCGCGACGTTCGGCATCAGCGCGATCGACGTCGCCTTGTGGGACCTGCTGGGCAAGGCCCACGGCGTGCCGACGTACCAGCTGTGGGGCGCGCACCGCGACCGCGTTCCCGCGTACGCGATGGTCGGCTGGTCCAACTACGACCTCGACGAACTCCGGCAACAGTGTGGTGCGGCGGTCGCGCAGGGCTTTCGCGGTGTGAAGATCAAGGTGGGCGCCGGGGATCTGGACGACGACGTACGCCGGATCGAGGCGGTCCGGTCCGAGATCGGCCCCGACGTCGCGCTGATGGTCGATGCCAACCAGGTGTTGACACTCAGCGAGGCGCTGCGCCGAGGCGAGGCGTTCGGCGAGCTGGGCGTGACGTGGTTCGAGGAACCCCTGCCCGCACAGGACTTCGCGGGCTACGCAGAACTCACCAGCCGACTGCGCATCCCGGTCGCCGCCGGTGAGAACCTCTACGGTGCCGGCCAGTTCCGCGAATTCTTCGAACGCCGTGGCTGCGACATCGTGCAGCCCGACCTTCGCCGGGCGGGCGGGCCGACCGAGATCCGTGCGGTCGGGGCGCTGGCCTCGGCGTTCGGCGTCCCGTACGCCTCGCACGGCGGCGGGCCCGCGGCGCTGAGCCTGCTGCTGTGCGCACCGACGGCGATCTGGCTGGAAACCGGCCTGCAGTCCTCGCCGACGGCGTACCCACGACTCGAGAACGGCTGCGCGCTCGCACCGCAGGGGCCCGGTTTCGAGTGGGGGTGA
- a CDS encoding DUF4037 domain-containing protein, which yields MTAFGSGFVSGRELSARFYHEAVRPVLDARFPGLPHSAALLGRGSEVLGFDDEMSADHDWDARVLLFLREEDHARHGEPVEDALRSALPARFGDRPTKYELHTLRGYVLTHLGFDLGDELTAHDWLTFPEDRLRMLTAGAVHHDDIGLQAVRDRFAYYPHDVWLYLLLAGWWRVHPEANLVGRTGFAGDELGSALIGAQLVHDLMSLCFLMERQYAPYSKWFGTAFSRLACGADLSPVLTRALRAEAWPEREEALAVAYEKVAALHNALGVTDPVATEVHRLWNRPFKVVWGDFPGALRAQIRDPAVERIARRWPVGRIDQVRDLLPVARRRQELLRLYDEPDAG from the coding sequence ATGACTGCATTCGGTTCCGGCTTCGTTTCCGGCAGGGAGCTCAGTGCGCGGTTCTACCACGAGGCGGTGCGCCCGGTCCTGGACGCGCGGTTCCCCGGACTGCCGCACAGCGCGGCGCTTCTCGGCCGGGGCTCGGAGGTGCTGGGCTTCGACGACGAAATGTCGGCGGACCACGACTGGGATGCGCGGGTTCTCCTCTTCCTGCGGGAGGAGGACCACGCCCGGCACGGCGAACCAGTCGAGGACGCCCTGCGGAGCGCACTGCCCGCTCGCTTCGGAGATCGCCCGACGAAGTACGAGCTCCATACTCTGCGCGGCTACGTCCTTACCCACCTGGGGTTCGACCTCGGCGACGAGCTCACGGCGCACGACTGGCTCACCTTTCCCGAGGACCGGCTCCGGATGCTCACCGCCGGCGCCGTCCACCACGACGACATCGGCCTGCAGGCAGTCCGTGACCGGTTCGCCTACTACCCGCACGACGTCTGGCTCTACCTCCTGCTGGCCGGCTGGTGGCGGGTGCACCCGGAGGCCAACCTGGTGGGCCGAACCGGCTTCGCGGGTGACGAACTCGGGTCGGCGCTCATCGGTGCGCAACTGGTGCACGACCTGATGTCCCTGTGTTTCCTGATGGAACGCCAGTACGCGCCGTACTCCAAGTGGTTCGGCACCGCCTTCTCCCGGCTGGCCTGCGGCGCCGACCTGTCTCCCGTACTCACCCGTGCTCTTCGAGCCGAGGCCTGGCCCGAACGCGAGGAGGCGCTGGCGGTGGCGTACGAGAAGGTCGCGGCCCTGCACAACGCGCTCGGCGTCACCGATCCCGTTGCCACCGAGGTGCACCGGCTGTGGAACCGTCCGTTCAAGGTCGTCTGGGGAGACTTCCCGGGTGCGCTGCGCGCGCAGATCCGGGACCCGGCGGTGGAACGCATCGCGCGACGGTGGCCGGTCGGGCGGATCGACCAGGTGCGGGACCTGCTGCCGGTGGCGCGCCGTCGGCAGGAGTTGCTGCGCCTGTACGACGAACCCGACGCGGGGTAA